From the Solanum lycopersicum chromosome 10, SLM_r2.1 genome, one window contains:
- the LOC101252541 gene encoding DEAD-box ATP-dependent RNA helicase 38 isoform X1, which produces MADTSSTSGITSSTAASTTANPPESKSWADQADEIDQAEQSADQAEQSSASNEEGATAEINIGSLQVDESKRENSTLSEPEDSSIQAVTSGDTMYKSAKRFEDLNLSPELLKGLYVQMQFERPSKIQEISLPMILTPPYKNLIAQAHNGSGKTTCFVLGMLSRIDPKLAAPQALCICPTRELAIQNMEVLLKMGKFTGITSELGIPADSANYIPISKRPPVTAQVVIGTPGTINKWVTARKLGMSCMKILVFDEADHMLAESGFQDDSIRIMKAIVKASANCQVLLFSATFGENVKAFVTKIVQDLFVQDYNQMFVKKEELSLDSVKQYKVQCPDELSKIMVIKDRILELGQKVGQTIIFVRTRNSASMLHKSLVDYGYEVTTIQGALRQEDRDKIIKEFKDGLTQILISTDLLARGFDQSQVNLVVNYDLPVRHESPTEPDHEVYLHRIGRAGRFGRKGAIFNLLCSDRDNMLMSKIENHFNHQVAEIPSWSNEEDFENALKIAGLL; this is translated from the exons ATGGCCGACACTTCTAGTACCTCCGGTATCACCAGTAGCACCGCCGCTTCTACGACGGCAAACCCACCGGAATCCAAAAGTTGGGCAGACCAAGCCGACGAGATCGATCAAGCTGAGCAGTCGGCAGACCAAGCTGAGCAGTCTTCCGCTTCGAACGAAGAAGGCGCTACTGCCGAGATAAATATCGGATCTTTACAAGTCGATGAGTCCAAAAGAGAAAACTCCACTCTCTCTGAGCCGGAAGATTCAAGCATACAAGCG GTTACATCTGGCGATACTATGTACAAATCAGCGAAGAGATTTGAGGATTTGAACTTATCTCCTGAGCTATTGAAGGGATTATATGTACAAATGCAGTTTGAGCGTCCTAGCAAGATTCAGGAAATTAGTTTGCCTATGATTCTTACGCCTCCCTACAAGAATCTTATTGCTCAGGCTCATAATGGTTCTGGTAAAACTACTTGCTTTGTGCTTGGGATGTTGAGTCGGATTGATCCAAAGCTTGCTGCCCCTCAAGCTCTCTGTATCTGTCCAACCAGAGAATTGGCTATTCAG AATATGGAAGTGCTATTGAAGATGGGGAAGTTCACTGGCATAACATCAGAGTTAGGTATCCCAGCAGATTCTGCCAACTATATTCCAATTTCGAAACGGCCGCCTGTCACGGCACAAGTAGTGATTGGCACACCTGGGACTATAAACAAGTGGGTGACGGCAAGGAAACTGGGCATGAGTTGTATGAAAATTCTTGTGTTTGATGAAGCGGACCACATGTTGGCAGAG AGTGGTTTTCAGGATGATTCCATAAGAATAATGAAGGCAATCGTTAAAGCCAGTGCTAACTGCCAG GTGCTTCTGTTTTCTGCAACGTTTGGGGAAAATGTCAAAGCATTTGTGACAAAAATTGTTCAAGATCTTTTTGTGCAAGATTACAATCAAATGTTTGTGAAGAAAGAAGAACTTTCACTGGATTCAGTGAAGCAGTATAAAGTGCAGTGTCCGGACGAACTTTCAAAAATCATGGTGATTAAAGACAGAATACTAGAACTAGGACAGAAGGTGGGGCAAACAATCATATTTGTTCGTACCAGAAACAGTGCAAGTATGTTGCATAAGTCATTGGTTGACTATGGCTATGAAGTGACAACAATTCAAGGTGCTCTTAGGCAAGAAGACAGAGACAAAATAATCAAGGAGTTCAAAGATGGATTGACACAAATTCTTATATCAACTGATCTTCTTGCTCGTGGATTTGACCAATCACAG GTTAATTTGGTGGTTAATTATGACCTCCCTGTGAGACACGAGAGTCCAACAGAGCCAGATCATGAGGTATACCTGCATCGGATTGGTAGAGCAGGACGTTTTGGACGCAAAG GTGCGATATTCAACTTGCTGTGCAGTGACAGAGACAACATGCTAATGTCAAAGATTGAGAACCATTTCAACCATCAAGTGGCTGAG ATTCCCTCATGGAGTAATGAAGAAGATTTCGAAAATGCTCTGAAGATAGCTGGCTTGCTGTAA
- the LOC101260495 gene encoding uncharacterized protein — protein sequence MSNLSKLEFVTLDISGKNYLSWVLDAEIHLTAKGLGDSIIEENTTSNQDKAKSVIFLRHHLDESLKVEYLTVKEPLELWIGLKGRYDHLKATILSRARYEWMHLRFQDYKIIIEYNSVHNDILMKNYEAQLAGSAPLPEAHAVEAHVEIMQQDEDFEPRSVSECRQRNDWLKWKEAIQTELASLEKCEVFGSIVRTPEGIKPMGHK from the exons ATGTCGAATTTGTCAAAACTTGAATTTGTGACACTTGACATTTCTGGAaagaattatttgtcatggGTACTTGATGCTGAAATTCACCTTACCGCTAAGGGCCTTGGTGATAGTATAATTGAAGAAAATACGACATCAAATCAAGATAAAGCGAAATCTGTGATTTTCCTTCGTCATCATCTTGATGAAAGCCTGAAGGTTGAATACCTAACGGTGAAAGAACCACTTGAATTGTGGATAGGTTTGAAAGGGAGGTATGACCACCTCAAGGCAACGATATTGTCAAGGGCTCGTTATGAGTGGATGCACTTACGGTTTCAAgattataaaatcataattgAGTATAATTCTGTT CATAATGACATTCTAATGAAAAATTACGAAGCCCAACTCGCTGGAAGTGCTCCATTACCGGAGGCACACGCGGTTGAAGCACATG TTGAAATAATGCAACAGGATGAGGATTTCGAACCAAGATCTGTTAGCGAGTGTAGACAGAGAAATGATTGGCTAAAATGGAAGGAAGCAATTCAAACAGAATTAGCTTCACTTGAAAAATGTGAAGTTTTTGGATCAATAGTCCGAACACCTGAAGGTATCAAGCCAATGGGGCATAAATGA
- the LOC101252541 gene encoding DEAD-box ATP-dependent RNA helicase 38 isoform X2: protein MADTSSTSGITSSTAASTTANPPESKSWADQADEIDQAEQSADQAEQSSASNEEGATAEINIGSLQVDESKRENSTLSEPEDSSIQAVTSGDTMYKSAKRFEDLNLSPELLKGLYVQMQFERPSKIQEISLPMILTPPYKNLIAQAHNGSGKTTCFVLGMLSRIDPKLAAPQALCICPTRELAIQNMEVLLKMGKFTGITSELGIPADSANYIPISKRPPVTAQVVIGTPGTINKWVTARKLGMSCMKILVFDEADHMLAESGFQDDSIRIMKAIVKASANCQVLLFSATFGENVKAFVTKIVQDLFVQDYNQMFVKKEELSLDSVKQYKVQCPDELSKIMVIKDRILELGQKVGQTIIFVRTRNSASMLHKSLVDYGYEVTTIQGALRQEDRDKIIKEFKDGLTQILISTDLLARGFDQSQVNLVVNYDLPVRHESPTEPDHEVYLHRIGRAGRFGRKGAIFNLLCSDRDNMLMSKIENHFNHQVAEM from the exons ATGGCCGACACTTCTAGTACCTCCGGTATCACCAGTAGCACCGCCGCTTCTACGACGGCAAACCCACCGGAATCCAAAAGTTGGGCAGACCAAGCCGACGAGATCGATCAAGCTGAGCAGTCGGCAGACCAAGCTGAGCAGTCTTCCGCTTCGAACGAAGAAGGCGCTACTGCCGAGATAAATATCGGATCTTTACAAGTCGATGAGTCCAAAAGAGAAAACTCCACTCTCTCTGAGCCGGAAGATTCAAGCATACAAGCG GTTACATCTGGCGATACTATGTACAAATCAGCGAAGAGATTTGAGGATTTGAACTTATCTCCTGAGCTATTGAAGGGATTATATGTACAAATGCAGTTTGAGCGTCCTAGCAAGATTCAGGAAATTAGTTTGCCTATGATTCTTACGCCTCCCTACAAGAATCTTATTGCTCAGGCTCATAATGGTTCTGGTAAAACTACTTGCTTTGTGCTTGGGATGTTGAGTCGGATTGATCCAAAGCTTGCTGCCCCTCAAGCTCTCTGTATCTGTCCAACCAGAGAATTGGCTATTCAG AATATGGAAGTGCTATTGAAGATGGGGAAGTTCACTGGCATAACATCAGAGTTAGGTATCCCAGCAGATTCTGCCAACTATATTCCAATTTCGAAACGGCCGCCTGTCACGGCACAAGTAGTGATTGGCACACCTGGGACTATAAACAAGTGGGTGACGGCAAGGAAACTGGGCATGAGTTGTATGAAAATTCTTGTGTTTGATGAAGCGGACCACATGTTGGCAGAG AGTGGTTTTCAGGATGATTCCATAAGAATAATGAAGGCAATCGTTAAAGCCAGTGCTAACTGCCAG GTGCTTCTGTTTTCTGCAACGTTTGGGGAAAATGTCAAAGCATTTGTGACAAAAATTGTTCAAGATCTTTTTGTGCAAGATTACAATCAAATGTTTGTGAAGAAAGAAGAACTTTCACTGGATTCAGTGAAGCAGTATAAAGTGCAGTGTCCGGACGAACTTTCAAAAATCATGGTGATTAAAGACAGAATACTAGAACTAGGACAGAAGGTGGGGCAAACAATCATATTTGTTCGTACCAGAAACAGTGCAAGTATGTTGCATAAGTCATTGGTTGACTATGGCTATGAAGTGACAACAATTCAAGGTGCTCTTAGGCAAGAAGACAGAGACAAAATAATCAAGGAGTTCAAAGATGGATTGACACAAATTCTTATATCAACTGATCTTCTTGCTCGTGGATTTGACCAATCACAG GTTAATTTGGTGGTTAATTATGACCTCCCTGTGAGACACGAGAGTCCAACAGAGCCAGATCATGAGGTATACCTGCATCGGATTGGTAGAGCAGGACGTTTTGGACGCAAAG GTGCGATATTCAACTTGCTGTGCAGTGACAGAGACAACATGCTAATGTCAAAGATTGAGAACCATTTCAACCATCAAGTGGCTGAG ATGTGA